The genome window ATATATTTTTTAGAATAGTTAAATTTTACAGTCGAAATGTACTGTTTTGGAGAAATATCGTCGGATAAGCTTAATAGAGTTTGTCTCTATTAGTCCCTAGAAACAGGTTATTCAATTTTCCTATACTGATTCTTTCTTAAGTAAAAATCAAATCTTTTACTCAAGTACCTGAATAGTAGTAGCTTGTAAAATTATTTATTATAATTAGAGAAATTGTTGAATAAGTTTCCGACTTTCAGAAACCGATTGCAGCAGTTTATTCAAAGAATTGCTTTTATCTTACGACACCGCTTTTCGAGTTACTAACCTCATGGAGAAAGAAATTACGATTTATGATATTGCCAAGTTGCTCAATCTCTCTCCCGCTACTGTTAGCAGGGCACTGAATGACCATCCGGCAATAAATAGCAACACAAAGAATATCATTACGACGGCGGCCAAAGAGATGGGCTACCGTTCGAATACGTTCGCTAGTAATCTCCGCCGCCAACGGACCAATACCATTGGTGTTATTGTTCCTCGCCTAAATAGTAACTTCATGTCCTATGTTCTGGCAGGCATGGAAAAGGTAGCTAACGAAGCGGGTTACAACCTGATTATCAGCCAGTCGTTAGAGTCTGTCAAGAAAGAAATAGCCAATGCAGAAACCATGTTCAACAGCCGGGTAGACGGTTTACTAGTCTCCCTTGCCTACGATACAGACAGCATTGATCACTTTGATAAATTCGTCAGAAAGCAAATTCCGCTATTATTTTTTGACCGGGTAGCTGCCCATAAGAATTGCACAAACATTATTATTGATAACGTTCGGGCTGGTTACGAAGCCACCGAACATCTCATTGAACAGGGATGCCGTCGCATCATGCACGTTACCGGAAATCTAAAGCGAAATGTTTACGCCGACCGTTTAAAAGGCTATAAACTGGCATTGATGGACCATAACCTAGTTTTTGATGATTCGTTGCTGCTCGTCACTGACCTCAGCCGCGAAGCTGGTCTGCAAGCGGCCCGCCGGATCGAGGCCCTGGATGAAAAACCCGATGGACTATTTGTTACCAATGACTTGTGCGCCGTTAGCTGCATGGGCGAATTAAAGCAGGTAGGTCTATCCATTCCGCAAGATATTGCCGTAGTTGGCTTTAATAATGATCCTGTTTCTCAGGTAGTTGAACCCAAACTGACTACCATTCACTACCCTGGTCAGGAAATGGGCGAAATGGCGGTACAGTGCTTAATTAACCATTTAAATGGCACCATGAGCATGACTAGCACAAATACCATCGTTTTACGGTCTGAGCTACAGATTCGGGCTTCTTCGCTTCGCAAGTAGAATGAGTATTGTAACCGATTTCAAAGGCTTATTTTAGTCCTTCCAAAGCAAGCTTCATGGCTTCGAGCTGGCGTTTTCGTTGCAAAATTATTGGGGCTGCCACACGTTCCCGACAGTCGAAAATACCGCAGCGCTCACAGGTTTCATTCACAATCCGAATGGGGATTTCAGGCGATAAGGGGTTCAAAAAGCGCATCTTGGTCCGTAGTGTATCCGTCATTTTGAAACACATGGATACACTCATATTCTCTTGTTGGTGAGGCTGGTACGGCTGCGCTACCGACACGATAAAATAGGTCTGCTCCGAGTCGGCGTAGGTGGAGAGCTGAGCCCGGCACAAGGCTCCTCCGAAATTTTTATGCTGCTGCGTAAACGATAGTTCCTGCAGAATAGTAAGCGCAATCCAGCGACGGCAGAAATGCTCATCAACAATGCCTTTCGGGCCCTGGTGGCGTGAAAGGTGCATTTCTTTTGTTAAATGGTAGCTTGTCTTTCCGCTTGTATTATTGATCCGGTAGAAGAACAGCTGATCAATGCCAAAATACCGGGGTAATAAGTTACTCAATCGATAGAAAAAGCGCTCTGGAGTAGCCCGGCACGACTGAATTAGTTCCAGAAAGCCGTCGTTGCTCCAGCTTTCCCGGTTGAAAAGCTCCTGAAGTCGCTCGATTAGCATGGTGCGGCGAATCAAGATGGCCCCAGCGAAATAAGAAGCCTTGTAGTTGTTTAAGATCTGTTCCCAGGAATCAGCCTCTACGTACGCATACGTTAATGGACGATTTTTAAGATTCAGAAACCGAAAGCCAACCTCACGCGCCAGGATAAACAGCCGCTGCTCCTCCGATAGATGCCCATTCAGATACAGCGTACTCGACTCGGGCCGAAAGAAAGACCGCAAGGGTGCCAGATCAGGGCGAGACGCCCGGTCGAAGCGTTCTATTTTGTAGTTATAATTCGACCGCAAAAGGCTCGTTAACAAGGATTCATCGACGGGCGTATTTCCAGAGGCATATTGTTCCAGAAACCGATCTGCTTCGGCTTCAATGTCTTCGAAATAATTGTCGTGCATTTCCTGGTAAGAACGCAGCACGGACATGTAGATACGCTCAACGCTCATGTTGTAGCTACGGCCAATTTCCATGAAGGTCGAAATCATCGCACTCACTTTGGCGGGCGCTTCAGCCAGCAACTCCAGCAAGTCAGACGGATCGATGCCAAAAAGTTCGAGCGGAATTTCGGTCAGAAATTTAGAGCGCAGTAAATCGGAAATTGGCTC of Tellurirhabdus bombi contains these proteins:
- a CDS encoding helix-turn-helix domain-containing protein, with translation MAVHTDHIRLLFGLKLKQLRLDRGLSISELAQASGLSVSYFTEIEKGRKYPKTDKIAAIAAAMGVDYDTLVSLKLSKKLEPISDLLRSKFLTEIPLELFGIDPSDLLELLAEAPAKVSAMISTFMEIGRSYNMSVERIYMSVLRSYQEMHDNYFEDIEAEADRFLEQYASGNTPVDESLLTSLLRSNYNYKIERFDRASRPDLAPLRSFFRPESSTLYLNGHLSEEQRLFILAREVGFRFLNLKNRPLTYAYVEADSWEQILNNYKASYFAGAILIRRTMLIERLQELFNRESWSNDGFLELIQSCRATPERFFYRLSNLLPRYFGIDQLFFYRINNTSGKTSYHLTKEMHLSRHQGPKGIVDEHFCRRWIALTILQELSFTQQHKNFGGALCRAQLSTYADSEQTYFIVSVAQPYQPHQQENMSVSMCFKMTDTLRTKMRFLNPLSPEIPIRIVNETCERCGIFDCRERVAAPIILQRKRQLEAMKLALEGLK
- a CDS encoding LacI family DNA-binding transcriptional regulator, producing MEKEITIYDIAKLLNLSPATVSRALNDHPAINSNTKNIITTAAKEMGYRSNTFASNLRRQRTNTIGVIVPRLNSNFMSYVLAGMEKVANEAGYNLIISQSLESVKKEIANAETMFNSRVDGLLVSLAYDTDSIDHFDKFVRKQIPLLFFDRVAAHKNCTNIIIDNVRAGYEATEHLIEQGCRRIMHVTGNLKRNVYADRLKGYKLALMDHNLVFDDSLLLVTDLSREAGLQAARRIEALDEKPDGLFVTNDLCAVSCMGELKQVGLSIPQDIAVVGFNNDPVSQVVEPKLTTIHYPGQEMGEMAVQCLINHLNGTMSMTSTNTIVLRSELQIRASSLRK